Proteins co-encoded in one Symmachiella macrocystis genomic window:
- a CDS encoding fatty acyl-AMP ligase produces the protein MMKTLCTELDEAASQFADKPLFVFPATRWQPAESLTYGELTERAAAASAVLSESASFGQRALLLFPTGAAFWEAFMGCLSAGVIAVPLHVPNLNRNSELFASLCQDCEPAVLIVDDSVAEVLDKRRDQHPYFAGIPVITPSQWRNQTAAPRFEASAEDIAFLQYTSGSTSRPKGVQISHSNLLSNLRFICERMQLDAQRDRAVTWLPHYHDMGLVGSYLGAMFARLTSWCIPPEEFVLRPLHWLQLMSDHSVTISGGPDFGYRHCLEKIRDDDLSSLDFSSWRVAFVGAEKVRTETLARFEKRFSVCGFRREAFFPCYGLGEATLMATGGPVDAAPVIKQVSTAAFARQQIALPMSPDDQTSLSGSGQCFDGSRVLIIDTAGEPLPDEQIGEVCLAGPSVTRGYFRRQDLNAEQFFELNIDGQSHRFLRTGDVGFLSAGELFITGRNSELMIVRGKNLHPEDIEERACAADPAIAPGGVLVFSTEINGQEELIVSVELQRTAIRRTSSETVVAAIRHAVNLSIGVNPAEILLLRPATLPKTTSGKLRRLAFRQSYIDDDISCIYREFN, from the coding sequence ATGATGAAGACACTGTGCACAGAGCTTGACGAAGCTGCGTCCCAATTCGCTGATAAGCCTCTGTTTGTATTTCCCGCAACGCGGTGGCAACCTGCGGAATCACTGACGTACGGCGAACTGACGGAACGTGCTGCCGCCGCGTCCGCGGTGCTTTCGGAAAGTGCCTCATTCGGTCAGCGCGCACTATTGTTGTTCCCCACAGGGGCCGCATTTTGGGAAGCGTTTATGGGGTGCCTCTCCGCCGGCGTGATCGCGGTCCCCTTGCACGTTCCCAATCTCAACCGCAACAGCGAGCTGTTCGCCAGTTTGTGTCAAGACTGCGAACCGGCAGTCTTAATCGTGGACGATTCGGTGGCAGAAGTTTTGGACAAGCGTCGAGATCAGCATCCCTATTTCGCTGGCATACCCGTCATCACTCCCAGCCAGTGGCGGAATCAAACAGCTGCCCCGCGTTTCGAGGCCTCAGCCGAGGATATTGCCTTTTTGCAATACACTTCTGGTTCCACGTCGCGTCCCAAAGGGGTACAGATTTCTCACTCAAACTTACTGTCCAACCTACGCTTCATCTGTGAACGCATGCAGCTAGACGCGCAGCGCGACCGGGCCGTCACCTGGCTGCCGCATTACCATGATATGGGCCTGGTCGGCAGCTACCTCGGCGCGATGTTTGCAAGACTCACAAGCTGGTGCATTCCCCCTGAGGAATTTGTTCTGCGGCCCTTGCATTGGCTGCAATTGATGTCCGACCACAGCGTGACAATCTCCGGCGGTCCCGATTTCGGTTATCGCCATTGCTTGGAAAAAATCCGCGATGACGATCTGTCGAGTTTGGATTTCTCCTCTTGGCGGGTTGCATTTGTAGGTGCAGAGAAGGTTCGAACAGAAACACTCGCCCGTTTTGAAAAGCGATTTTCCGTGTGCGGTTTTCGCCGCGAGGCGTTCTTTCCGTGTTATGGATTAGGAGAAGCGACTCTTATGGCGACAGGCGGTCCGGTGGATGCTGCGCCGGTGATCAAACAGGTCAGCACCGCCGCCTTCGCCCGGCAACAAATTGCCCTCCCAATGTCGCCAGATGATCAAACCAGCCTATCAGGTAGCGGACAATGTTTTGACGGATCTCGCGTATTGATTATCGATACCGCAGGCGAACCGTTGCCCGATGAACAGATCGGCGAAGTTTGTCTCGCCGGACCTTCCGTAACTCGCGGGTATTTCCGACGGCAGGATCTCAATGCCGAACAATTCTTCGAGCTGAATATTGACGGCCAGTCTCATCGTTTTCTTCGTACGGGAGACGTGGGGTTTTTATCCGCTGGTGAATTATTTATTACAGGTCGGAACTCAGAATTGATGATTGTACGGGGGAAAAACCTTCATCCTGAGGATATCGAGGAACGTGCTTGCGCAGCCGACCCTGCGATTGCTCCAGGTGGTGTTCTGGTATTTTCTACTGAAATCAATGGACAAGAGGAACTGATTGTTTCGGTGGAACTCCAAAGAACAGCCATACGCCGCACTTCGTCGGAAACAGTTGTGGCGGCAATTCGCCATGCGGTTAATTTATCTATCGGCGTTAATCCTGCAGAGATTCTCCTCTTGAGACCCGCAACTTTGCCCAAAACCACTAGCGGCAAACTGCGGCGGCTGGCATTTCGACAAAGTTACATTGACGACGATATCAGTTGCATTTACCGAGAATTCAACTAG
- a CDS encoding DUF4185 domain-containing protein codes for MNLSVGLLLATISLGAQDSSEYFKITVLDDQTNRGVPLVELKTVNNCRYYTDSAGVVAFQEPGFMDKTVYFFVSSHGYEFPADRFGFRGTQLKVSPGGSTTIRIKRINVAERLYRVTGGGIYRDSELLGEAVPIVQPVLDARVLGSDSVVNAKYRGRIYWFWGDTNRPSYPLGNFQVPGATTSLLGFQGVDPNRGVSLNYFIGEDGFAKETANMPGKGPTWINGLVTLTDTEGNERMFAKYVKVKNSMTVYERGLVEFNNDSKEFEKRQQFDMKAPLYPYGHPFVHQDGHTEYVNFADPYPLVRVKANAELLQDLEQYETYSCLRQGSREQQLELVRDTNGKLVFEWKKDTTPWTLQIQQELINQGRLNADEAYIHFKDSETGDAVLPSRGSVYWNEFRKKWVMIFVQIGGRSFLGEVWFAEADDLTGPWSKAIRIVTHNKYSFYNPKQHPFFAQEDGRIIYFEGTYTTTFSGNDHPTPRYDYNQIMYRLDLSDPRLSQ; via the coding sequence GTGAATCTCTCCGTTGGTTTATTACTTGCGACGATCTCCCTTGGGGCCCAAGACAGCTCCGAGTATTTCAAAATCACCGTTCTCGACGACCAAACGAACCGAGGCGTCCCCCTCGTCGAATTGAAAACGGTGAATAATTGCCGTTACTACACCGATTCCGCTGGGGTAGTCGCATTTCAAGAACCAGGGTTTATGGACAAAACGGTGTATTTCTTTGTGTCCAGCCATGGTTACGAATTTCCTGCCGATCGTTTCGGTTTTCGTGGTACGCAACTGAAGGTGAGCCCGGGAGGGAGTACCACGATCCGTATCAAGCGGATCAACGTTGCCGAACGCTTATACCGTGTCACTGGCGGGGGGATTTATCGCGATAGTGAACTTCTTGGGGAAGCGGTTCCCATTGTTCAGCCGGTACTCGATGCACGGGTACTTGGTTCAGATAGCGTGGTGAATGCTAAATATCGTGGACGCATCTATTGGTTTTGGGGAGATACAAACCGCCCATCGTACCCGTTGGGGAATTTCCAGGTCCCCGGAGCAACTACATCACTTCTTGGATTTCAAGGCGTTGATCCAAATCGCGGCGTGAGTCTGAATTATTTTATCGGCGAGGATGGCTTTGCGAAGGAGACAGCCAATATGCCCGGTAAAGGTCCCACGTGGATTAACGGGTTGGTGACGCTCACTGACACGGAGGGGAACGAGCGAATGTTCGCCAAATACGTCAAAGTCAAAAATTCTATGACGGTCTATGAGCGCGGATTGGTGGAATTCAACAACGACTCAAAAGAATTTGAAAAACGACAACAATTCGACATGAAAGCGCCGCTTTATCCCTACGGGCATCCCTTCGTTCACCAAGACGGTCATACCGAGTACGTAAATTTCGCCGATCCGTATCCGTTGGTGCGGGTCAAGGCGAACGCTGAGTTGCTTCAGGACCTTGAACAATACGAAACCTACAGTTGCCTCCGCCAAGGAAGCCGAGAGCAACAATTGGAGTTGGTGCGTGACACGAATGGGAAACTCGTGTTCGAGTGGAAGAAAGACACGACCCCATGGACGCTGCAGATACAGCAGGAGCTAATAAATCAGGGGCGTTTGAATGCAGATGAGGCTTACATCCATTTCAAGGATTCAGAAACTGGCGACGCTGTACTACCAAGCCGAGGGTCGGTGTATTGGAATGAATTTCGAAAAAAATGGGTGATGATCTTTGTGCAAATCGGCGGCCGTTCTTTTTTGGGCGAAGTCTGGTTCGCCGAAGCGGACGACCTGACCGGTCCATGGTCCAAGGCAATACGCATTGTCACTCACAACAAATATTCGTTTTATAATCCCAAGCAACATCCGTTTTTCGCCCAAGAGGATGGCCGGATCATCTACTTCGAAGGGACATATACGACGACATTTTCCGGCAACGATCACCCGACGCCGCGCTATGACTACAACCAAATCATGTACCGGCTTGATTTATCGGATCCGCGATTGTCGCAATGA